From one Macellibacteroides fermentans genomic stretch:
- a CDS encoding SIR2 family protein, protein MTKESDNIREQVFRITQTFLKTPPLIVWGSGATVPFGLPSMFKLNEKLKEEIIGFDTTNTNLELELGKEKYKNQIPEIKNVIWNEINGADIAVLEKITSNEIDSFKGIKLLIDKFIDVHPKVLNIVTTNYDRVLEYVMAYYSINFTDGFTGKTLSCFDENLFQNKDMVNLIKVHGSLNWFDVSGELRFMNNCYAQHSPKIIAPGRNKFQEAYNSPYRELIQKADTIIKNASSFLIIGFGFNDEHLTPRIITQIKKGAPVVLITKSITDSTYKEIEKAEKYILFEEKEVGVTRIMYKNNNINKKMDVTLNGNFWQLNNFIEIL, encoded by the coding sequence ATGACAAAAGAATCTGATAATATAAGAGAACAAGTTTTTAGAATAACACAAACTTTTCTAAAAACTCCACCATTAATTGTTTGGGGTTCCGGTGCCACTGTGCCTTTCGGCTTACCAAGTATGTTTAAATTAAATGAAAAACTAAAGGAAGAAATCATAGGTTTTGACACAACTAATACCAATTTAGAATTGGAATTAGGAAAAGAAAAATATAAAAACCAAATACCAGAAATAAAGAATGTAATTTGGAATGAAATAAATGGGGCTGACATAGCTGTTTTGGAAAAAATCACATCAAATGAGATTGATAGTTTCAAAGGAATCAAACTTTTAATTGATAAATTCATTGATGTACACCCAAAAGTATTGAATATCGTAACCACTAATTATGATAGAGTCTTAGAGTATGTTATGGCCTATTATAGTATCAATTTTACAGATGGTTTTACAGGTAAAACTCTCTCCTGTTTTGATGAAAATTTATTTCAAAATAAAGATATGGTAAATTTAATCAAAGTTCATGGTTCTTTAAATTGGTTTGACGTTTCAGGAGAACTAAGATTTATGAATAATTGTTACGCTCAACACTCCCCTAAAATAATTGCTCCAGGGAGAAACAAATTTCAAGAAGCTTATAATAGTCCGTATAGAGAGCTCATTCAAAAAGCTGACACAATAATAAAAAATGCTTCTAGTTTTCTGATTATTGGGTTTGGATTCAATGATGAACACTTAACCCCTCGAATAATAACACAAATAAAAAAAGGTGCTCCTGTAGTATTAATTACAAAGAGTATAACAGATAGCACATACAAAGAAATAGAAAAGGCTGAAAAGTACATCCTTTTCGAGGAAAAAGAAGTTGGTGTTACTAGAATCATGTATAAAAACAACAATATTAATAAAAAGATGGATGTTACTTTAAATGGAAATTTTTGGCAATTGAATAACTTTATCGAAATATTATAG
- a CDS encoding ATP-binding protein yields the protein MESLIGKVQSVDTGNVSVKVDNEESLNSVQINQIVQIRSTKTGEKIIGLVSKIMRKAVAEKIDEKNDPDYIVENVIRINLVGTLIEKSGTEKYIFKRTLNTVPSINADCFLLQGNELSMFMNTLSSNSENPLTIGKYTISEESNANLDGNKFFQRHAIIVGGTGSGKSWTVANILEKATKLCSINSVVFDLHGEYKPLGKLKNTTLLKIAGPADNSSDKNVIFLPYWLLSYEEIESLLLDRSDSNAPNQSRVLFDLIINYKKEILKKENKQDILNNFTIESPIPYKISDVLNSLEKLDTEMVQGSKAGSDKQGPLHGKLTRFIQRLKSKEADKRLNFLFNSEEKLLHYDWFSELANNLLDFGNGKGLKIVDFSEVPSDILPLITGLVGRLIFSIQQWMEPSKRHPIALFCDEAHLYIPTYIKGGIDERGLQNFERIAKEGRKYGISLVVISQRPSDVNKTVLSQCSNFVAMRLTNPEDQNVIKRLFPDNLGDFSEMLPILDTGEALIVGDASLLPSRVIIDKPTIKPDSATINFWDEWNVPNKEKGILLAVESLRKQQK from the coding sequence ATGGAATCTTTAATTGGAAAAGTGCAAAGTGTCGATACAGGAAATGTATCAGTAAAAGTTGATAATGAAGAGTCATTGAACAGCGTTCAAATTAATCAGATTGTTCAAATTCGTTCAACAAAAACAGGTGAGAAAATAATAGGCTTAGTTTCAAAAATAATGAGAAAAGCCGTAGCAGAAAAGATTGATGAAAAAAATGATCCTGACTATATTGTTGAAAATGTAATCCGCATCAATCTTGTAGGAACATTAATCGAAAAAAGTGGAACTGAAAAATACATTTTCAAAAGGACATTAAACACGGTTCCAAGTATTAACGCTGATTGCTTCCTATTACAAGGGAATGAATTATCAATGTTTATGAATACCCTTTCATCTAATAGTGAAAATCCTTTAACAATTGGCAAATATACTATTTCAGAAGAATCAAATGCTAATTTGGATGGGAATAAATTCTTTCAAAGACATGCTATAATTGTAGGTGGTACAGGATCTGGAAAATCTTGGACTGTAGCTAATATTCTAGAAAAAGCTACAAAATTGTGCTCAATTAATTCTGTTGTTTTTGATTTACATGGAGAATATAAACCTCTAGGCAAATTAAAGAATACAACTTTGTTAAAAATTGCTGGACCAGCTGATAATTCAAGTGATAAAAATGTTATTTTTTTGCCGTATTGGCTATTGTCTTACGAAGAAATAGAATCACTACTTTTGGACAGAAGTGATTCCAATGCTCCTAACCAATCTAGAGTATTATTTGATTTAATAATCAATTATAAAAAAGAAATATTGAAGAAAGAAAACAAACAAGATATATTAAATAATTTTACTATTGAAAGTCCAATCCCTTATAAAATATCAGATGTCTTAAATTCATTGGAAAAGTTGGATACTGAAATGGTACAAGGTAGTAAAGCAGGCTCTGATAAACAGGGGCCTTTGCATGGAAAATTAACTAGATTTATCCAACGATTAAAAAGCAAAGAGGCGGATAAAAGATTAAATTTTCTATTTAATTCAGAGGAAAAACTTCTTCATTATGATTGGTTTTCTGAACTTGCAAATAATTTACTTGATTTTGGTAATGGTAAAGGCTTGAAAATAGTTGATTTTTCGGAAGTTCCTTCAGATATATTACCTTTGATTACAGGTTTAGTTGGTAGATTAATATTCTCTATTCAGCAATGGATGGAACCAAGCAAACGACATCCAATTGCTTTATTTTGTGATGAAGCACACTTATATATTCCTACATATATTAAAGGAGGAATTGATGAAAGAGGATTGCAAAATTTTGAACGAATTGCAAAAGAAGGACGAAAATATGGTATCTCTTTAGTGGTTATAAGCCAGCGACCTTCTGATGTGAATAAAACAGTTTTAAGTCAGTGTAGCAACTTTGTAGCAATGCGTCTTACAAATCCAGAAGACCAAAATGTAATTAAACGACTCTTTCCTGATAATCTAGGTGATTTTTCTGAAATGCTTCCTATATTAGATACTGGAGAAGCGTTAATTGTGGGAGATGCTTCATTATTGCCAAGTCGTGTAATTATAGATAAACCAACTATTAAGCCAGATAGTGCAACAATAAATTTTTGGGATGAATGGAATGTTCCAAATAAAGAAAAAGGTATTCTACTAGCAGTTGAGTCATTACGTAAACAACAAAAATAA
- a CDS encoding ISAon1 family transposase N-terminal region protein, with the protein MHKDSYSLLIPEGLLDYFEIVSVEEKPREIKIYLEEMNNINQKDSAFEYGCKGFYPHVMVNIFSVRGKLLDKISYCTTVIIVLTTLNRLQFNFIH; encoded by the coding sequence ATGCACAAAGATAGTTATAGCTTGTTAATACCTGAAGGGTTGTTGGATTACTTTGAAATAGTGTCGGTAGAAGAAAAGCCCAGGGAGATCAAGATTTATCTGGAAGAAATGAATAATATCAACCAAAAAGATTCTGCTTTCGAGTATGGGTGTAAAGGATTTTATCCCCATGTTATGGTCAATATTTTTTCGGTACGAGGTAAATTGCTGGATAAAATCTCTTACTGTACAACAGTGATAATAGTATTGACAACATTGAATAGATTACAATTCAACTTCATACATTAA
- a CDS encoding putative transporter: MDWLSDAFLKPTIIQAVIVICMVSALGLALGRIKFFGISLGITFVFFTGILAGHIGIEVNPDMLNFAQNLGLILFVYTLGLQVGPGFFSSFKKGGIELNLLSIAVIVLGISMTLGFHWGLGVSLSNMVGLFSGAVTNTPALGAAQQAFLQLNPADTKGTTDMALACAVTYPLGVVGVILAIVFLRKFFIYKNDTSFSKEHKDPTTYVGEFQVSNPAIYDKSIRDIMKLTHKQFVISRVWRDGKVSIPTSETKLLPHDHLLIISVKSDVESIRVLFGEQEQVDWNKEDIDWNAIDSQLISRRVIVTQPKINGVKLGSLKLRNLYGINITRINRAGIDLLASPNLHLQIGDKLTIVGEKNSVNNVVKILGDEVKRLDNPNLIAVFVGITLGVILGALPITIPGISTPVKLGIAGGPIIVGILMGAFGARLHLTTYTTQSANLMLRQLGIVIYLAGLGINSGAHFFETIFRTEGLIWIGLGAALTLVPVLIVGVVAMRVLKMDYANSMGMLCGSMANPMALSYANTTVEGDEPSVAYATVYPLSMFIRVISAQLLILLFS; the protein is encoded by the coding sequence ATGGATTGGTTATCGGATGCGTTTTTAAAACCCACAATCATACAGGCTGTGATTGTAATATGCATGGTGTCTGCTCTGGGACTCGCTCTGGGCAGAATAAAGTTTTTCGGCATTTCGTTGGGTATCACGTTCGTGTTTTTTACAGGTATCCTTGCCGGACACATCGGCATCGAGGTTAATCCGGACATGCTTAACTTTGCCCAGAACCTGGGACTTATTCTTTTTGTGTATACACTGGGACTGCAAGTGGGCCCCGGCTTTTTCTCTTCATTCAAAAAAGGAGGAATCGAATTAAACCTGCTTTCCATTGCTGTAATTGTGCTGGGTATTTCCATGACACTAGGATTTCACTGGGGATTGGGGGTTTCACTATCCAATATGGTAGGCTTGTTTTCGGGGGCGGTAACCAATACTCCGGCACTTGGTGCGGCTCAGCAGGCATTTCTGCAGCTTAATCCGGCAGACACCAAAGGAACTACCGATATGGCTTTAGCTTGTGCGGTAACTTATCCTTTAGGGGTTGTAGGCGTTATTCTGGCCATTGTGTTTTTACGCAAGTTTTTCATCTACAAGAATGACACCTCTTTTTCGAAAGAGCATAAAGATCCTACCACCTATGTTGGCGAGTTCCAGGTAAGCAATCCGGCCATTTACGATAAAAGCATCCGCGATATCATGAAGCTTACTCACAAGCAGTTTGTAATTTCCAGGGTGTGGAGAGATGGCAAGGTTAGTATTCCTACTTCGGAGACGAAGCTGCTCCCACACGACCATCTGCTTATCATCTCGGTGAAATCGGATGTAGAGAGTATCAGAGTATTGTTTGGCGAACAAGAGCAAGTGGATTGGAACAAGGAAGATATCGACTGGAATGCAATTGACAGTCAGCTTATATCCCGCAGGGTGATTGTTACCCAGCCTAAGATAAACGGGGTTAAATTGGGATCGTTGAAGCTGCGCAATCTGTACGGCATAAATATCACCCGCATCAACCGCGCGGGAATCGATTTGCTGGCCTCTCCTAACCTGCACCTGCAGATTGGGGATAAGCTGACCATCGTGGGAGAAAAGAATTCGGTAAACAATGTGGTGAAGATCCTTGGCGACGAGGTAAAACGACTGGACAATCCCAACCTGATTGCCGTATTTGTAGGCATCACTTTGGGTGTTATCCTGGGCGCATTACCCATAACCATTCCGGGCATAAGTACACCTGTTAAACTTGGAATTGCCGGGGGACCTATCATCGTGGGGATACTGATGGGGGCTTTTGGTGCCCGTCTACATCTTACTACTTACACAACGCAAAGCGCAAACCTGATGCTTCGTCAGCTTGGTATCGTTATCTATCTGGCAGGATTGGGTATCAACTCGGGTGCTCACTTCTTCGAGACCATCTTCCGTACCGAAGGTCTGATCTGGATTGGATTGGGTGCCGCACTCACGCTTGTACCCGTATTGATTGTGGGCGTTGTAGCCATGCGTGTTCTTAAAATGGATTATGCCAACAGCATGGGTATGCTTTGCGGTAGCATGGCCAATCCCATGGCGCTGAGTTACGCAAACACAACGGTTGAAGGTGATGAACCATCGGTTGCCTACGCAACTGTATATCCCTTGTCCATGTTTATTCGGGTTATTTCGGCACAACTGCTCATCCTGCTGTTTTCCTGA
- a CDS encoding THUMP-like domain-containing protein, with protein sequence MQVTEQFRDFIRKHQKDDLNKLLLSANRYPDIDIPFAVEQLASRRQIKDKLPSWYDNEALLFPAKIAAEQCSSELTGLYKQQLVGENERVCDLTGGLGVDSYFISHKAREVLYLERFERYCETARHNFGVLQADNIRVLNTDAVEYLEQIEQVDLFYIDPARRGQGDKRVYALEDCEPDLIRLAPILLQKAPRIIAKISPMADIQHTLQLLPQTTGVHVVSVKNECKELLFILERTTALVDPLITCVNLTSESTESFSFTLADERDTAAGMAAGIGRFLYEPNASLLKAGAFKCVADRMGVAKLQVSSHLYTSDNLVELFPGRKFVVQEVYPFTGKLAKELHKSVPKANITVRNFPLSVQELRKRTKIAEGGDVYIFATTNANGDKLLVRCSKLA encoded by the coding sequence ATGCAGGTTACAGAACAATTCCGCGATTTTATACGTAAACATCAAAAAGACGATCTCAACAAGCTGTTGCTTTCGGCTAACCGCTATCCGGATATCGATATCCCTTTTGCGGTGGAACAGCTTGCATCCCGCCGTCAGATCAAGGATAAGTTACCTTCGTGGTACGACAACGAAGCATTGCTCTTTCCCGCCAAAATAGCTGCCGAACAGTGTTCGTCCGAGCTAACCGGATTGTATAAACAGCAGTTGGTTGGCGAAAACGAGCGTGTGTGCGACCTTACAGGCGGACTTGGGGTGGATAGCTACTTTATTTCACACAAGGCCCGTGAGGTGCTTTACCTCGAGCGCTTTGAACGTTATTGCGAAACTGCCCGTCATAATTTCGGAGTGCTACAGGCAGACAATATCCGGGTGCTGAATACAGATGCTGTAGAGTACCTGGAGCAAATAGAGCAGGTGGATCTGTTTTATATCGATCCGGCCCGCAGAGGACAAGGAGACAAGCGGGTGTATGCTCTTGAAGATTGCGAACCCGATTTAATAAGACTTGCTCCCATATTACTGCAGAAGGCGCCCCGTATTATTGCCAAAATATCTCCCATGGCCGATATTCAGCACACGTTGCAGCTGCTGCCCCAGACCACCGGCGTGCATGTGGTGTCGGTAAAGAACGAATGTAAGGAGCTGTTGTTTATTCTGGAGCGTACAACGGCATTGGTTGATCCTCTTATAACCTGCGTAAACCTTACCAGCGAAAGTACGGAGTCCTTTTCATTTACCCTGGCGGACGAGCGGGATACGGCTGCCGGAATGGCTGCAGGTATCGGTCGTTTTTTATACGAGCCCAACGCATCGTTGCTAAAGGCCGGAGCCTTTAAGTGTGTGGCGGACCGGATGGGGGTGGCCAAGCTTCAGGTAAGCAGTCACCTTTACACTTCCGATAACCTGGTTGAACTTTTCCCGGGCAGAAAGTTTGTGGTGCAGGAGGTATATCCTTTTACCGGTAAGCTGGCCAAGGAGTTGCACAAGAGCGTTCCCAAGGCAAACATTACCGTAAGGAACTTTCCATTATCGGTTCAGGAGTTGCGGAAGCGAACCAAAATAGCCGAAGGGGGTGATGTTTATATATTTGCTACGACCAACGCCAACGGCGACAAACTGCTGGTCCGGTGTTCTAAGCTTGCCTGA
- a CDS encoding saccharopine dehydrogenase family protein, which produces MGRVLIIGAGGVSTVAVKKIAMNADVFTDIMLASRTKSKCDAIAAAIKNVKIQTAQVDADNVDELIKLFNSFKPELVVNLALPYQDLTIMDACLACGVNYLDTANYEPIDEAKYEYSWQWAYQDRFKEAGLTAILGCGFDPGVTGVFTAYAAKHHFDEIQYLDIVDCNAGDHHKAFATNFNPEINIREITQKGKYWENGQWVETEPQEIHKPLNYPNIGPRESYLLHHEELESLTKNFPTIKRARFWMTFGQEYLTHLRVIQNIGMSRIDPIMYNGMEIVPIQFLKAVLPNPGDLGENYTGETSIGCRIRGLKDGKELTYYVYNNCSHQAAYEETGAQGVSYTTGVPAMIGAKLFMQGIWRKPGVFNVEEFNPDPFMKELNEQGLPWHELFNVDLEL; this is translated from the coding sequence ATGGGAAGAGTATTAATTATTGGTGCAGGTGGTGTTAGTACGGTAGCAGTTAAGAAGATCGCTATGAATGCGGATGTTTTTACAGATATCATGCTGGCAAGCCGTACAAAGTCTAAATGTGACGCGATTGCTGCTGCAATCAAAAACGTAAAGATTCAGACAGCTCAGGTGGACGCAGACAATGTGGACGAACTCATCAAACTGTTCAATTCCTTCAAACCGGAGTTGGTGGTTAACCTGGCACTCCCCTATCAAGACCTTACCATCATGGATGCATGTCTTGCCTGTGGTGTGAACTATCTTGACACAGCCAATTACGAACCTATCGACGAAGCTAAATACGAGTATAGCTGGCAATGGGCTTATCAGGATAGATTTAAGGAAGCTGGTCTGACAGCTATCCTGGGTTGCGGATTCGACCCGGGGGTAACCGGAGTTTTCACTGCTTATGCAGCAAAACATCATTTTGATGAAATTCAATACCTGGATATCGTGGATTGTAATGCCGGTGATCATCACAAGGCTTTTGCAACCAACTTCAATCCGGAAATTAATATTCGCGAGATTACTCAGAAGGGCAAATACTGGGAAAACGGCCAGTGGGTGGAAACAGAACCACAGGAGATACATAAGCCGCTTAACTACCCCAACATCGGTCCGCGTGAATCGTATCTGTTGCATCACGAGGAGTTGGAGTCGCTTACCAAGAACTTCCCGACTATCAAACGTGCCCGTTTCTGGATGACATTCGGTCAGGAGTACCTTACTCACCTGCGTGTGATACAGAACATCGGTATGTCTCGTATCGATCCTATCATGTACAACGGAATGGAAATTGTTCCAATCCAGTTCCTGAAGGCTGTGTTGCCTAACCCCGGCGATCTGGGCGAAAACTACACAGGCGAAACATCCATCGGCTGCCGTATCCGCGGACTAAAAGATGGTAAAGAACTTACTTACTACGTTTACAACAACTGCAGCCACCAGGCAGCTTACGAAGAAACAGGTGCGCAGGGTGTTAGCTACACTACAGGTGTTCCGGCTATGATCGGTGCAAAGCTGTTCATGCAGGGTATCTGGCGTAAACCGGGTGTATTTAACGTAGAGGAGTTTAATCCGGATCCGTTCATGAAAGAACTGAACGAACAGGGTTTACCTTGGCACGAATTGTTTAACGTAGACTTAGAACTATAA
- the bcp gene encoding thioredoxin-dependent thiol peroxidase, protein MALTVGDKAPEILGTDQNGNNIKLSDFAGKKLALYFYPKDNTSGCTAQACSLRDGYEQLRAAGYEVIGVSKDSAKSHQGFISKQSLPFSLIADTETTLNQAFGVWQEKSMYGRKYMGTARTTFIINEEGIIERVIDSKEVNTKDHANQILNK, encoded by the coding sequence ATGGCACTTACTGTTGGAGATAAAGCCCCCGAAATACTGGGGACCGATCAGAATGGGAACAATATCAAGCTGAGCGATTTCGCAGGAAAAAAACTAGCATTGTATTTTTATCCCAAAGATAACACATCCGGCTGTACGGCTCAGGCCTGCAGCTTGCGTGATGGATACGAACAGCTTCGTGCTGCAGGATACGAGGTTATTGGGGTAAGCAAAGACAGTGCCAAGTCGCACCAGGGCTTTATCTCCAAACAGTCGTTGCCCTTCAGCTTGATTGCTGATACAGAAACAACCCTGAACCAGGCTTTTGGCGTATGGCAGGAAAAATCGATGTACGGACGTAAATACATGGGGACTGCCCGTACAACCTTTATTATAAACGAGGAGGGCATCATCGAACGGGTGATCGACTCGAAAGAGGTGAATACAAAAGACCATGCAAATCAAATCCTTAATAAATAA
- the recA gene encoding recombinase RecA, giving the protein MAEKEKGSEINFEKPAPNLEKLKALRATMDKIEKSYGKGSIMKMGDDHVEEVSVIPSGSIGLDAALGVGGFPRGRVIEIYGPESSGKTTLAIHAIAEAQKTGGIAAFIDAEHAFDRFYAEKLGVDVENLYISQPDSGEQALEIAEQLIRSSAIDIIVIDSVAALTPKAELEGEMGDSKMGLQARLMSQALRKLTAAINKTNTTCIFINQLRDKIGVMFGNPETTTGGNALKFYASVRLDIRRIGQLKDGDEVKGNQVRVKVVKNKVAPPFRKAEFDIMFGGGISRTGEIIDLGSELNIVKKSGSWYSYNETKLGQGRDAAKQCVADNPELAEEIAGLILNALKG; this is encoded by the coding sequence ATGGCTGAAAAAGAAAAAGGTTCAGAGATTAATTTTGAGAAACCGGCACCCAACCTGGAGAAACTGAAGGCGTTGCGTGCCACAATGGATAAGATTGAGAAAAGCTACGGCAAAGGCTCAATCATGAAAATGGGTGATGATCATGTGGAAGAGGTAAGTGTCATCCCTTCGGGTTCGATCGGGCTGGATGCTGCCTTGGGCGTAGGCGGATTTCCCCGCGGAAGGGTGATCGAGATTTACGGACCGGAATCGTCTGGTAAGACTACCCTGGCCATTCATGCCATTGCCGAAGCACAAAAAACAGGTGGTATTGCCGCATTTATTGATGCAGAGCATGCATTCGACCGTTTCTATGCCGAAAAGCTGGGTGTGGATGTAGAGAACTTATATATTTCGCAACCGGATAGTGGCGAACAGGCACTGGAGATTGCAGAACAGCTTATCCGCTCGTCGGCTATCGATATCATCGTTATCGACTCTGTGGCGGCACTTACTCCCAAAGCCGAACTTGAAGGCGAGATGGGCGACAGCAAGATGGGTCTGCAAGCCCGTTTGATGTCTCAGGCATTGCGTAAGCTTACCGCCGCTATCAACAAGACAAATACTACCTGTATCTTTATCAACCAGCTCCGAGACAAGATCGGTGTTATGTTTGGTAATCCGGAAACTACTACCGGTGGTAATGCTCTTAAGTTTTATGCTTCGGTGCGTCTGGATATCCGTCGTATCGGTCAGCTTAAGGACGGCGACGAGGTAAAAGGTAACCAGGTTCGCGTAAAGGTGGTGAAAAACAAGGTTGCTCCTCCTTTCCGTAAAGCCGAATTCGACATCATGTTTGGTGGAGGTATATCCCGCACCGGCGAGATAATCGATTTGGGTTCCGAATTGAATATCGTAAAGAAAAGCGGTTCATGGTATAGCTACAATGAGACTAAACTGGGACAAGGCCGCGATGCTGCCAAGCAGTGTGTTGCCGATAATCCCGAATTGGCCGAAGAGATTGCCGGATTAATTTTGAATGCCCTGAAGGGATAA
- a CDS encoding GNAT family N-acetyltransferase: MSEKDRYIALCITEESIPLFGRPWWLDVVCGASKWDVLLVEDGNNILAAMPLYKPLSNVISMPCYTQTMGPWINPRFEPKAYGKQITHRQECLKKFVSRLDGYSSFLQNFHSGITDWLPFYWGGYNQTTRYSYVLEGINNQEILWDNLSQNIQRNIRSARDKKGIICKKGIPVDDFLKVNAQSFGRQGLAVKGDEQLLKRLIECCRLRNQGELWGAYDSTGQLHAAIFVVWQKSSAYYLAGGEDPALRSSGAGSLLMWEAICSVSRFTDRFDFEGSMLEGVEHYFRKFGTIQTPYFTITRGKMCLLHRAWLKLGKFVTKQHDERDDNRKI; encoded by the coding sequence ATGAGTGAAAAAGACAGATACATCGCACTATGTATTACGGAAGAATCCATTCCCCTGTTCGGCAGACCCTGGTGGCTGGATGTGGTGTGCGGAGCTTCAAAGTGGGATGTGTTATTGGTTGAAGATGGAAACAATATCTTAGCCGCCATGCCCCTTTATAAACCACTTTCCAACGTGATTTCAATGCCCTGCTATACCCAGACCATGGGACCCTGGATAAACCCTCGTTTCGAGCCGAAGGCTTATGGTAAACAAATCACCCACAGGCAGGAATGTTTAAAGAAGTTTGTTTCCCGATTGGACGGATACAGCTCCTTTTTACAAAATTTCCATTCCGGCATTACCGACTGGCTTCCTTTTTACTGGGGTGGATACAACCAGACCACCCGCTATTCGTACGTATTGGAAGGTATTAATAATCAGGAGATATTGTGGGATAATCTGAGTCAGAATATACAACGTAACATCCGCTCTGCACGCGATAAAAAGGGTATAATCTGTAAGAAGGGAATTCCGGTGGATGATTTCCTGAAGGTGAATGCCCAGAGCTTCGGCAGACAGGGATTAGCTGTTAAAGGCGACGAGCAGTTGCTGAAACGGCTTATTGAATGTTGCCGCCTCCGGAATCAGGGGGAGCTGTGGGGTGCATACGATTCTACTGGGCAACTTCACGCTGCGATCTTTGTGGTATGGCAGAAAAGCTCGGCCTACTATCTGGCCGGAGGCGAAGATCCGGCACTACGATCATCGGGCGCCGGCAGCCTGCTGATGTGGGAAGCCATCTGTTCTGTATCCCGGTTTACGGATCGATTCGACTTTGAAGGATCAATGTTAGAGGGTGTTGAGCATTATTTCCGGAAATTTGGTACAATTCAGACCCCCTATTTCACAATAACAAGAGGAAAAATGTGTTTACTACACAGAGCCTGGTTAAAACTAGGGAAATTTGTAACCAAACAACATGATGAGCGAGATGATAACCGAAAGATTTAA